One stretch of Miscanthus floridulus cultivar M001 chromosome 18, ASM1932011v1, whole genome shotgun sequence DNA includes these proteins:
- the LOC136524760 gene encoding berberine bridge enzyme-like Cyn d 4, whose translation MARTQTIFVTLVCIILSSARTSSSSAAYSSDVDAFLSCLSADIPPALIYTPANNNYSSVLLSSVRNLRYVMPGTTGPLVIVAATEPAHVQTTVVCGRRHSVHVRTRSGGHDYEGLSYASVDPHRRHFAVLDLAALRTIHIDGSRAEAWVGSGATLGELYYAAAAANRTFGFPAGNCPTVGVGGHLSGGGFGALSRKYGLSADNVLDAVVVDAEGRLLNRSTMGEDLFWAIRGGGGESFGVVVSWKVRLVPVTETVTVFSIRRRRNESAVDLITKWQAIAPALPRDLYLRVLVRNQQADFVALFLGRCGSLVDTMRRHFRGLGMAKRDCQEMSWVKSTVFFYYGTADLPAEVLLNRSSNPYYYLKVKSDHVQEAMPRHAWEIIWSKWLDKPEAALLQLDPYGGQMGSISPSATPFPHRNYLYQFQIYSVWFDSRNGTAAVLEKQRVMMSWVRGLYNDLTPYVSKNPRAVYVNYRDLDLGTNELDEGGNLTSYAKARVWGEKYFKDNFERLAAVKSKVDPHDFFRNEQSIPPLPAAAK comes from the coding sequence ATGGCAAGAACACAAACAATCTTCGTAACCCTTGTTTGCATCATCCTCTCCAGCGCAAGAACATCATCGTCCTCTGCAGCTTATTCCAGCGATGTCGATGCATTCCTCAGCTGCCTCTCCGCGGACATTCCGCCTGCCCTCATCTACACCCCAGCAAACAACAACTACTCTTCGGTCCTTCTGTCCTCTGTCCGGAACCTCCGCTACGTGATGCCAGGCACCACGGGGCCGCTCGTGATCGTTGCCGCCACCGAGCCGGCCCATGTCCAGACCACCGTGGTCTGTGGCCGGCGCCATAGCGTCCACGTCCGCACGCGCAGCGGCGGCCACGACTACGAGGGCCTCTCCTATGCCTCTGTCGACCCCCACCGGCGGCATTTCGCTGTGCTCGACCTCGCTGCGCTCCGCACGATCCACATCGACGGCTCGAGAGCCGAGGCCTGGGTCGGGTCAGGCGCCACGCTCGGCGAGCTCTactacgccgccgccgccgccaaccgcACGTTCGGGTTCCCCGCTGGCAACTGCCCCACCGTCGGCGTGGGCGGCCACCTGAGCGGCGGTGGGTTCGGCGCGCTGTCGCGCAAGTACGGCCTCTCCGCCGACAACGTCCTTGACGCCGTGGTGGTGGACGCCGAGGGGAGGCTGCTGAACAGGAGCACCATGGGGGAGGACCTCTTCTGGGCCATccgaggcggcggcggggagaGCTTCGGCGTCGTCGTGTCCTGGAAGGTGCGGCTGGTGCCCGTGACGGAGACCGTCACCGTGTTCAGCATCCGCCGGCGGAGGAACGAGTCCGCCGTCGACCTCATAACCAAATGGCAAGCGATCGCGCCGGCCCTCCCCAGGGACCTGTACCTCCGGGTGCTCGTGCGGAACCAGCAAGCGGACTTCGTCGCCCTGTTCCTCGGCCGGTGCGGCAGCCTCGTCGACACCATGCGACGTCACTTCCGGGGCCTAGGAATGGCAAAACGGGACTGCCAGGAGATGAGCTGGGTGAAATCCACCGTCTTCTTTTACTACGGCACGGCCGACTTGCCAGCGGAGGTGCTCCTGAACAGAAGCAGCAATCCGTACTACTACCTCAAGGTGAAGTCGGACCACGTGCAGGAGGCCATGCCAAGGCACGCGTGGGAGATCATATGGTCCAAGTGGCTCGACAAGCCCGAGGCGGCGCTGCTCCAGCTCGACCCCTACGGCGGCCAGATGGGCAGCATTTCGCCGTCAGCGACGCCGTTCCCGCATCGGAACTACCTCTACCAGTTCCAGATCTACTCGGTCTGGTTCGACAGCAGGAACGGGACGGCAGCGGTGTTGGAGAAGCAGCGGGTGATGATGAGCTGGGTGAGGGGACTGTACAATGATCTGACGCCATATGTGTCCAAGAACCCAAGAGCTGTGTACGTGAACTACAGGGACCTGGACCTAGGGACGAACGAGCTGGATGAGGGTGGTAACTTGACCAGCTACGCCAAGGCTAGGGTTTGGGGGGAGAAGTATTTCAAAGATAATTTCGAGAGACTGGCGGCCGTGAAGAGCAAGGTGGATCCTCATGACTTCTTCAGGAATGAGCAGAGCATCCCTCCTCTTCCTGCTGCGGCAAAATGA